In the genome of Carnobacterium viridans, one region contains:
- a CDS encoding winged helix-turn-helix transcriptional regulator has product MIIHKGKEFYTDKDLALSVIGGRWKVAIVWALLQETPLRLSELKKILPDVNQRMLIRQLRELEEDKIIERTVYPVVPPKVDYKLTDIGLSLEPIVTAICDWGETFHQFLDSK; this is encoded by the coding sequence ATGATTATTCATAAAGGAAAAGAATTTTATACGGATAAAGATTTAGCGCTGTCTGTAATTGGTGGACGTTGGAAAGTTGCTATCGTCTGGGCCCTGTTGCAAGAAACTCCACTGCGTCTTAGTGAATTAAAAAAAATATTACCAGACGTCAATCAAAGAATGCTGATTCGTCAATTAAGAGAACTAGAAGAAGACAAAATTATCGAAAGAACTGTTTATCCGGTCGTACCCCCAAAGGTTGATTATAAATTAACTGATATAGGCTTAAGCTTAGAGCCTATTGTAACAGCGATTTGTGATTGGGGAGAAACCTTCCATCAGTTTCTAGATTCAAAATGA
- a CDS encoding PHP domain-containing protein → MKIDFHTHGKLAKNLPFSEEYTVQLFKEAKRRGLDALCLTEHFNTQEFEKIYGYITENYPKDGDTYLVEGVRVFPGLEVDIQEGGHNLVIGRFEDILEIRRRVLPEPNEAFLPAKALFSIIKEYNVLFGAAHVYRSGCNNLALSDELIDCYDFFDLNGKDTGLMGMSNEKNIEAIAAKYNKPVLAGSDTHQYLQYGVLYNDFEKEVDTIDGLKYEIEKRAYTVEIDKGISQKVEAATLLKKALKELQKVGGRYDINLAKVKL, encoded by the coding sequence TTGAAAATAGATTTTCACACACATGGTAAATTAGCTAAAAACTTACCATTCTCAGAAGAATATACTGTACAGTTATTTAAAGAGGCAAAAAGAAGAGGCTTGGATGCACTCTGTCTGACGGAGCATTTCAACACTCAAGAATTCGAAAAAATTTATGGCTACATTACAGAGAACTACCCAAAAGATGGAGACACTTATCTAGTAGAAGGTGTACGTGTATTCCCTGGATTAGAAGTAGATATTCAAGAAGGTGGCCATAATTTAGTTATCGGGCGATTCGAAGATATTTTAGAGATCCGTCGTCGCGTTTTACCAGAACCAAATGAAGCATTTCTACCAGCAAAAGCCTTATTTTCCATCATCAAAGAATACAATGTGCTTTTTGGGGCTGCACATGTTTACCGAAGCGGATGCAACAATTTAGCATTATCTGATGAACTGATTGACTGTTATGACTTCTTTGATTTGAATGGGAAAGATACAGGATTAATGGGAATGAGTAACGAAAAGAACATTGAAGCTATAGCTGCTAAATACAATAAGCCGGTTTTAGCGGGAAGTGATACACATCAGTATCTCCAATATGGTGTGTTGTACAATGATTTTGAAAAAGAAGTTGACACTATTGATGGATTGAAATACGAAATTGAAAAAAGAGCTTATACTGTCGAGATTGATAAAGGCATTAGTCAGAAAGTTGAAGCAGCAACGCTACTGAAAAAAGCGTTAAAAGAATTGCAAAAGGTAGGCGGACGTTACGATATCAACCTTGCTAAAGTGAAACTTTAA
- a CDS encoding energy-coupling factor transporter transmembrane component T family protein — protein MMKVNENFLDKFTITTLKNQVLKNAYGNDETFVAALDPRTLFMWYVLFGIVPWFITNYWVLAGLFIFVAITTKLARTVPLILFVFCIGLLSETGFLFLFILLFGGDWTALIPVLQLTLKIGVVSLASITTFAGMDPDKLSNGLLSIGLPDQFAFSISYGYRILPIIMEEFQSVNLSYRLRGVQPDSTGFMGKIRFIMYQLKIVMRSFYPLMLNMAKRSRTTVEALEIKGYRNSMTDPRVKKMKLKTLNFTSKDLVFLASSVLYFALVVTAALIAPKLV, from the coding sequence ATGATGAAAGTGAATGAAAATTTCTTAGATAAATTTACGATCACGACCTTGAAAAATCAAGTGTTGAAAAATGCTTACGGGAATGATGAAACTTTTGTTGCCGCACTAGATCCTCGTACATTATTCATGTGGTATGTGCTCTTCGGGATCGTTCCCTGGTTCATTACAAATTATTGGGTATTAGCGGGTTTATTTATTTTCGTAGCTATCACGACTAAGTTAGCACGAACAGTACCGCTTATTTTATTCGTCTTTTGTATCGGTCTTTTGTCAGAAACAGGTTTCCTGTTTTTATTCATTTTATTATTCGGCGGTGATTGGACTGCATTGATTCCAGTGCTCCAGCTGACTTTGAAAATCGGAGTCGTCTCATTAGCTTCAATTACGACCTTTGCAGGGATGGATCCTGATAAATTATCTAATGGACTTCTATCGATTGGTTTGCCTGATCAGTTTGCATTCAGTATTTCTTATGGTTACCGAATCTTACCGATCATTATGGAAGAATTCCAGAGTGTTAATCTTTCTTATCGATTGAGAGGTGTACAACCTGATTCAACAGGCTTTATGGGTAAAATCCGTTTCATTATGTATCAATTAAAAATCGTCATGCGTTCATTCTATCCCTTGATGTTGAATATGGCTAAACGAAGCCGAACAACAGTAGAAGCACTAGAAATAAAAGGCTACCGTAATTCAATGACAGATCCAAGAGTGAAAAAAATGAAATTGAAGACATTAAACTTCACTTCAAAAGATCTTGTATTTTTAGCAAGTTCAGTTTTGTATTTTGCTTTAGTCGTTACGGCAGCGCTTATCGCACCTAAATTAGTTTAA
- a CDS encoding ABC transporter ATP-binding protein produces MIEIKNLYFNYPSQENYQLENINLTIEDGEFVAIVGNNGTGKSTLCKLLNGVIPHFIDGDVSGSLKINGVETVDSTVSDLAHTIGYVYQDFENQLIRPKVLDDAAFSCLNNGLEDYIERGMEALELTGLEEQSDEYIWQLSGGQKHLLALAGMTALRPDILVLDEPIAQLDPFHALKTYDVLKRFNKELGKTIVVIEHHTDFIGKYCDSVIFMKDNRIQWKLPVKEALVKVEELMKGSIFPPQITQAAHQLAQHSERNASLLPINHDQGKEYFKEYALQTVEKRIPIIHSKQTDAMIYLKDVSLSYDMIKGDKKLIFDSLNLTINKGERVALIGNNGAGKSTLLKLLTGLIKPDSGEIELDGKDIIRLKPEQISDTISYVYQNPENMFIDDSIKRDIAFSMKARNIKGYKERTEALLEQFDLVELAERDGRLLSGGQMRRASLAIGVALNPQIMLLDEPTANLDIATRKSITKTLDDLKDSLETTIIATHDMQLVAEWANRIVVLHEGKVIGNGTREEIFHDETLLQLAGIDPPEIFKLAKAMNPDASIYTVDQFVDQLQKKEGVLS; encoded by the coding sequence TTGATTGAAATCAAAAATCTCTACTTTAATTATCCAAGTCAGGAAAATTATCAACTAGAAAATATCAATTTAACGATTGAAGATGGAGAATTCGTAGCTATCGTTGGAAACAATGGAACGGGTAAATCAACTCTATGCAAGTTGTTGAACGGTGTCATCCCACATTTTATCGATGGTGATGTGAGCGGATCCCTTAAAATAAATGGCGTCGAAACTGTGGATTCAACCGTTTCAGACTTGGCACATACGATTGGCTATGTCTATCAGGATTTTGAAAACCAGCTAATTCGTCCAAAAGTGTTGGATGATGCTGCCTTTTCATGTTTGAACAATGGTTTGGAAGATTATATTGAACGTGGGATGGAAGCCTTAGAGTTAACGGGGCTAGAAGAACAATCAGATGAATATATCTGGCAGCTCTCTGGTGGTCAAAAGCATTTATTGGCATTAGCGGGAATGACAGCTTTAAGACCAGATATCCTGGTTCTGGATGAACCCATAGCGCAACTGGATCCCTTTCATGCACTCAAAACGTATGATGTATTGAAGCGATTCAATAAAGAGTTAGGTAAGACAATCGTCGTAATCGAACACCATACAGACTTTATTGGTAAGTATTGTGATTCGGTTATCTTCATGAAAGATAATCGGATTCAGTGGAAATTACCTGTAAAAGAAGCACTTGTTAAGGTAGAAGAATTGATGAAGGGTTCGATCTTTCCACCACAAATTACACAAGCAGCGCATCAATTAGCGCAGCATTCTGAAAGGAATGCAAGTCTCTTACCAATCAATCACGATCAAGGAAAAGAGTATTTCAAAGAATATGCACTCCAGACTGTTGAAAAAAGGATACCTATTATTCATTCAAAACAAACGGATGCGATGATTTATTTAAAAGACGTTTCGCTCAGTTACGATATGATCAAAGGAGATAAAAAACTTATCTTTGATTCTTTGAATCTTACAATCAACAAAGGCGAGAGAGTAGCATTGATTGGGAACAACGGTGCAGGTAAATCTACGTTGCTTAAATTACTGACAGGACTGATCAAACCAGATAGCGGAGAAATCGAGTTAGATGGCAAGGATATTATTCGGTTAAAACCAGAACAGATCTCAGATACGATCAGTTATGTTTATCAAAATCCTGAAAATATGTTTATCGATGACAGCATCAAACGCGATATTGCATTTTCAATGAAAGCAAGAAATATAAAAGGATACAAAGAACGAACGGAGGCTCTGTTAGAACAGTTTGATTTAGTAGAGCTAGCAGAAAGAGATGGACGGTTACTCAGTGGCGGACAGATGCGCAGAGCTTCTTTAGCAATCGGTGTAGCGTTGAATCCGCAAATCATGCTGTTGGATGAACCAACAGCCAATCTGGATATTGCAACCAGAAAAAGCATTACAAAGACACTTGATGATTTAAAAGACAGCTTGGAAACAACTATTATTGCCACACATGATATGCAATTAGTAGCAGAGTGGGCGAATCGGATTGTCGTTCTTCATGAAGGAAAAGTCATTGGGAACGGTACAAGAGAAGAAATTTTTCATGACGAAACATTACTTCAGTTAGCTGGAATCGATCCACCAGAAATCTTTAAATTGGCAAAAGCGATGAATCCAGATGCTTCTATCTACACAGTTGATCAATTCGTGGATCAGTTACAGAAGAAAGAAGGGGTCTTATCATGA
- a CDS encoding MurR/RpiR family transcriptional regulator, whose protein sequence is MATHTFTIPKDSLTKSQLVILEYIYSNIETIPFLSITELSNELGISDATITRFSKKVGYPSFKEMKMAIFSDIQVSPAKKLQNSFEEGDLNAKDNLLIFKEIQHLIETVSHLDMQTLNQAIHLLLKAKKIYVFAKGAAKSPADLLVFRLNRFDLDIQLVTASGSELFEKLNNLSQEDAIVLFGFGSVPREIKLVEDYGKKIKVPILSFADRHYNSTSEEGVTTFFVARGLPDDYHSMTSVVALIDTLIVEMAKQMPEEKKQQLENLFSLKEEYKHTIPR, encoded by the coding sequence ATGGCTACACATACCTTTACCATTCCTAAGGATTCACTGACCAAAAGTCAGCTTGTAATATTGGAATATATCTACTCGAATATTGAAACGATTCCTTTTTTAAGCATAACAGAGCTTTCTAATGAACTAGGAATTAGCGATGCAACCATCACTCGTTTTTCAAAAAAAGTTGGTTATCCGTCATTTAAAGAAATGAAAATGGCCATTTTTTCTGACATACAAGTCTCTCCTGCTAAAAAACTCCAAAATAGTTTTGAAGAAGGTGACTTGAATGCTAAAGACAATTTACTCATTTTCAAAGAAATTCAGCATTTGATAGAAACCGTCTCTCATCTGGATATGCAAACATTGAATCAGGCGATTCACTTACTGTTAAAAGCTAAAAAAATCTATGTATTTGCCAAAGGTGCTGCTAAAAGTCCTGCTGACTTACTCGTTTTCCGTTTGAATCGCTTTGACTTGGATATCCAGCTTGTTACTGCAAGTGGTTCAGAACTTTTCGAGAAATTAAACAACCTTTCGCAAGAAGATGCCATTGTCCTTTTTGGGTTCGGTTCTGTCCCTAGAGAAATCAAACTGGTAGAAGACTATGGAAAAAAAATCAAAGTTCCTATTCTGTCTTTTGCAGATAGGCATTATAACTCTACTTCTGAAGAAGGTGTTACAACCTTTTTTGTAGCACGAGGCCTACCCGATGACTACCATTCCATGACGTCAGTCGTAGCCCTGATTGATACGCTGATCGTTGAAATGGCGAAACAGATGCCTGAAGAAAAAAAACAGCAACTTGAAAATTTATTTTCACTTAAAGAAGAATACAAGCATACTATTCCAAGATAG
- a CDS encoding YtxH domain-containing protein: MKTSKLINMGKDHAHDAFDMAKDYLPSTHQLAKSKMKTDKMLVKGVTKAMPKKVKQMELAKLIILPLVGVLAGLLFAPKSGKALRTDIKNKFTDVKDTGMEKGKELKEKGVEKAQDMKENHMDKTDIEHKTGYSDETESAHGNVHGTPAEPTEDQTIPADKLAETLDDLGYDSEEDLAKEEK; encoded by the coding sequence ATGAAAACATCAAAATTAATCAATATGGGTAAGGATCATGCACACGACGCATTTGACATGGCCAAAGATTATCTTCCATCGACACATCAGTTAGCTAAGTCAAAAATGAAGACAGATAAGATGCTTGTTAAGGGAGTCACTAAAGCAATGCCCAAAAAAGTAAAACAAATGGAATTAGCAAAATTAATTATTTTACCTTTAGTAGGCGTATTAGCTGGATTATTGTTTGCACCTAAATCTGGGAAAGCATTACGGACAGATATAAAAAATAAGTTCACTGATGTAAAAGATACTGGCATGGAAAAAGGAAAAGAATTAAAAGAAAAGGGCGTAGAAAAAGCTCAAGACATGAAAGAGAACCACATGGACAAAACGGATATAGAACATAAGACTGGCTATTCTGATGAAACAGAATCAGCACATGGAAATGTTCATGGTACACCGGCGGAACCAACAGAAGATCAAACTATTCCAGCTGATAAATTAGCTGAAACACTAGATGATCTAGGTTATGATTCTGAAGAAGACTTAGCAAAAGAAGAAAAATAA
- a CDS encoding flavocytochrome c, whose protein sequence is MKKKSFLHVSLVVCTVIFGISYRAIEKNKRLKTNEIKEDSAKKIEVESRTLEQVYTQFSDLKDQYDVIIVGASGAGMAAAIEAKDAGLNPVIIEKMPAAGGNTAKSSSGMNASTTKFQEAEGIEDSNDAFYEETLAGGYGTNDKELLRYFVDHSAAAIDWLDENGMTLDNLTITGGMNQKRTHRPSEGSAIGGYLVKGLLKAVHKRNIPILVNARVIRLNKNGGKVNEVTIKIKGLEPKMLTGKAVIVATGGFGASKEMIEAVRPDLKDYVTTNHKGSTGDGIKMIEKLGGQAIDMDQIQIHPTVQQDKGILIGEVVRGEGAILVNHKGNRFVNELTTRDKVSAAINELPEKSAYLIFDQGVRDRAKAIDFYEKKGYVSSGKDIEELVEKVNLPSNQLHTTVITWNQSVANKIDKEFNRTTAMENDLAKPNYYAIKIAPGIHYTMGGIKVNTQAEVLNKEHQPIEGLYAAGELAGGLHGTNRIGGNSVAEIIVFGRQAGQQAAEYVKSQQHELNSAVY, encoded by the coding sequence ATGAAAAAGAAATCTTTTTTGCATGTTTCACTTGTGGTTTGTACGGTTATTTTTGGAATATCTTACAGAGCAATTGAAAAAAATAAGCGATTAAAAACTAATGAAATTAAAGAGGATTCTGCTAAGAAAATTGAAGTTGAATCAAGAACTTTAGAACAGGTATATACTCAATTTAGTGACTTGAAAGATCAGTATGATGTTATTATTGTTGGCGCAAGTGGTGCAGGAATGGCTGCAGCTATTGAAGCAAAAGATGCCGGTTTAAATCCTGTCATTATAGAAAAAATGCCGGCCGCTGGAGGGAATACTGCAAAATCATCAAGCGGTATGAATGCTTCAACTACTAAATTCCAAGAGGCTGAAGGAATAGAGGACAGCAATGATGCTTTTTACGAGGAAACATTAGCGGGCGGCTACGGTACGAATGACAAAGAGTTGTTGCGTTATTTTGTCGATCACTCTGCCGCAGCGATTGATTGGCTGGATGAGAATGGAATGACATTAGATAATTTAACTATAACAGGTGGAATGAATCAAAAAAGAACCCATCGACCATCTGAAGGTTCAGCAATAGGCGGCTACTTGGTTAAAGGATTGTTAAAAGCTGTCCACAAACGAAACATTCCAATACTCGTAAATGCACGTGTGATAAGGCTCAATAAAAATGGCGGTAAAGTTAATGAAGTAACCATTAAAATAAAAGGATTAGAACCTAAAATGCTCACAGGAAAGGCTGTTATAGTTGCAACTGGAGGATTTGGAGCAAGTAAAGAAATGATTGAAGCAGTTAGACCTGATTTAAAAGACTATGTAACAACTAATCATAAAGGCAGTACGGGTGACGGAATCAAAATGATTGAAAAATTAGGCGGTCAAGCGATTGATATGGACCAAATTCAAATCCATCCAACAGTTCAGCAAGATAAAGGAATCTTAATAGGAGAAGTCGTTCGTGGCGAAGGAGCTATCCTAGTAAACCATAAGGGCAATCGTTTTGTTAATGAGTTAACTACGCGTGACAAAGTTTCTGCAGCCATTAATGAGTTACCAGAAAAATCAGCTTATTTAATTTTTGATCAAGGAGTGCGTGACCGAGCAAAAGCAATCGATTTTTATGAAAAAAAAGGATATGTTAGTAGTGGTAAAGACATAGAAGAGTTAGTAGAGAAAGTCAATCTACCAAGCAATCAATTACATACGACGGTTATCACATGGAATCAAAGTGTTGCGAATAAGATAGACAAAGAGTTTAATCGTACCACTGCAATGGAAAATGACTTAGCTAAGCCAAATTATTATGCCATAAAAATTGCCCCAGGAATTCACTATACAATGGGAGGCATTAAAGTAAACACGCAAGCTGAAGTCTTGAATAAAGAACATCAACCAATTGAAGGTTTGTATGCTGCAGGCGAATTGGCTGGAGGATTACACGGAACTAATCGGATTGGCGGAAACTCGGTTGCAGAAATTATTGTTTTTGGGCGCCAAGCTGGTCAGCAAGCTGCTGAGTATGTAAAAAGCCAACAGCATGAATTAAACTCGGCAGTATACTAG
- the purD gene encoding phosphoribosylamine--glycine ligase, which yields MKLLVIGSGGREHAIAKKFAESPLVETVYCAKGNIGMENDGIQLVDIAENDHQALIHFAKSEKITWTFIGPEIALFEGLVDVFDRAGLKVFGPSKKAADLECSKQFAKELMEKYAIPTAMYEVFEEYDAALAYVEKRGVPIVIKADGLAAGKGVVVAMTLTEATNALSEMLVKGKYAAGKPKVVIEEYLEGEEFSLFALVNGSNYYYAGVAQDHKRAYDGDKGPNTGGMGAYSPVPQVSQAVIQEVLETVIKPTVNAMVAESRPFKGVIYAGLMMTKNGLRVIEFNARFGDPETQVILNQLDSDFVQIIDDILNGKDPVIKMHTDRYTLGVVVAAEGYPENTVKDIPLPQLTATDSDCTIYNAGMKKDKGSLVSDGGRIFLVAAQGSTLQEAQDKAYYYLTNNQIAHTFYRFDIGDNAIQFTK from the coding sequence ATGAAACTTCTTGTTATTGGTAGTGGCGGCCGTGAGCATGCCATCGCAAAAAAATTTGCAGAAAGCCCATTAGTGGAAACTGTTTATTGTGCTAAAGGAAATATTGGGATGGAAAATGATGGCATCCAATTGGTTGATATCGCAGAAAACGATCACCAAGCACTGATTCATTTTGCGAAATCAGAAAAAATTACTTGGACGTTTATTGGACCGGAAATAGCTTTATTTGAAGGGCTGGTAGATGTATTCGATAGAGCTGGATTAAAGGTCTTTGGACCAAGTAAAAAAGCAGCAGACTTAGAATGTTCAAAACAATTTGCAAAAGAATTGATGGAAAAATATGCTATTCCAACCGCGATGTATGAGGTATTTGAAGAGTATGACGCGGCTTTAGCTTATGTGGAAAAACGTGGCGTACCTATTGTCATCAAAGCAGATGGTTTAGCAGCCGGAAAAGGTGTAGTCGTTGCGATGACTCTAACTGAAGCAACGAATGCTTTAAGTGAGATGTTAGTGAAAGGGAAGTACGCAGCAGGCAAACCTAAAGTCGTGATTGAAGAATACCTCGAGGGTGAAGAATTTTCTTTATTTGCGCTTGTAAATGGATCAAATTATTATTATGCTGGTGTTGCCCAAGATCATAAACGGGCCTATGATGGAGATAAAGGACCGAATACGGGTGGTATGGGTGCTTATTCTCCGGTTCCGCAAGTTTCCCAAGCTGTGATTCAAGAAGTTTTGGAGACGGTCATAAAACCAACTGTGAATGCGATGGTTGCTGAATCACGTCCTTTCAAAGGGGTCATCTATGCTGGATTGATGATGACGAAAAATGGACTGAGGGTTATCGAGTTTAATGCTCGCTTTGGAGATCCTGAAACCCAAGTCATTTTGAACCAGTTGGATTCTGATTTTGTACAAATAATCGATGATATCCTGAATGGAAAAGATCCGGTTATCAAAATGCATACGGACCGCTACACATTGGGTGTTGTTGTTGCAGCTGAAGGTTACCCTGAGAATACGGTAAAAGATATCCCGTTACCACAGTTGACTGCAACAGATTCGGATTGCACGATTTATAATGCGGGTATGAAGAAAGATAAAGGCAGTCTCGTTTCTGATGGAGGGCGTATTTTTCTTGTTGCAGCACAAGGTTCAACGTTACAAGAAGCTCAAGACAAGGCTTACTATTACTTAACGAATAATCAAATAGCGCATACGTTCTATCGTTTTGATATCGGAGACAACGCTATCCAGTTTACAAAGTAA
- the purH gene encoding bifunctional phosphoribosylaminoimidazolecarboxamide formyltransferase/IMP cyclohydrolase, with protein sequence MTRALISVSDKAGIVPFAQALVAKGIEIISTGGTKKVLEDAGILTISVEDVTGFPEMMDGRVKTLHPLIHGGLLGRRDLPEHMSAMEKHNIIPIDFVVVNLYPFKETISKKDVALEEAIENIDIGGPSMLRSAAKNYASVTVLTDPADYSKVISELEEKGATTSKTRQALAAKVFRHTASYDALIAHYLTTNVGEEEPEKLTLTYDLKQKLRYGENGHQVATFYQESLIVPFSIANAIQLHGKELSYNNIKDADAAIRIIREFDEPAVVAVKHMNPCGVGIAETIEEAFDRCYAADPVSIFGGIVVANRQLDTVTAEKLNSMFLEIVLAPSYTKEALAILSKKKNIRIMTLDFSTAKVGGKEVVSVLGGILEQTQDISAEDTAVNWEVLTDRKPTEDEMNAMDFAWKIVKHVKSNAIVLATSEQTVGIGAGQMNRIGAVKIAIEQAEASNAIEGAVLASDAFFPMNDSVEYAAQHGIKAIIQPGGSIKDKESIEMANRYGITMLKTNVRHFRH encoded by the coding sequence GTGACAAGAGCATTGATCAGCGTTTCAGATAAAGCAGGTATTGTACCATTCGCACAAGCCTTAGTGGCGAAGGGTATTGAAATTATTTCAACTGGTGGAACCAAAAAAGTATTAGAAGATGCAGGTATCTTGACCATTTCTGTTGAAGACGTGACTGGATTTCCGGAAATGATGGATGGTCGTGTCAAAACCTTACATCCTCTTATTCATGGGGGCTTATTGGGAAGACGTGATTTACCTGAACATATGTCAGCAATGGAAAAGCACAACATCATACCGATTGATTTTGTAGTGGTAAATCTTTATCCATTCAAAGAAACGATCAGTAAAAAGGATGTTGCTTTAGAAGAAGCCATTGAAAATATTGATATTGGTGGTCCAAGTATGTTGCGTAGTGCGGCTAAAAACTATGCAAGCGTGACTGTTTTAACGGATCCAGCTGATTATAGTAAGGTCATCAGTGAGTTGGAAGAAAAAGGAGCAACAACGAGTAAAACACGCCAAGCTTTAGCTGCAAAAGTCTTCCGCCACACCGCAAGTTATGATGCCTTGATTGCGCACTATTTGACCACTAATGTTGGCGAAGAAGAACCTGAAAAATTAACGTTGACCTATGATTTGAAACAAAAACTACGCTATGGTGAAAATGGACATCAAGTCGCTACCTTCTATCAAGAGTCGCTTATTGTCCCATTCTCGATTGCAAATGCGATTCAATTACATGGAAAAGAATTGTCATACAATAACATTAAAGACGCAGACGCTGCTATTCGTATCATACGTGAATTTGATGAACCGGCAGTAGTTGCTGTCAAGCACATGAATCCATGTGGAGTGGGCATTGCTGAAACGATTGAAGAGGCTTTTGATCGCTGTTACGCAGCTGATCCAGTCTCAATTTTTGGAGGAATCGTAGTTGCTAACCGCCAATTGGATACTGTGACAGCAGAAAAGCTGAACAGTATGTTCTTAGAAATCGTTCTCGCGCCAAGTTATACAAAAGAAGCATTAGCTATTTTATCGAAGAAAAAAAATATTCGGATTATGACCTTGGATTTTTCAACTGCAAAAGTAGGCGGCAAAGAAGTTGTTTCTGTGTTGGGCGGTATATTAGAACAAACACAAGATATCAGTGCTGAAGATACAGCAGTTAACTGGGAAGTACTGACAGACCGTAAACCAACCGAAGACGAAATGAATGCTATGGACTTTGCATGGAAAATAGTTAAACATGTTAAGAGCAATGCTATCGTTCTAGCAACTAGCGAACAGACCGTTGGAATTGGGGCTGGTCAAATGAACCGCATCGGAGCCGTAAAGATTGCAATCGAGCAGGCTGAAGCAAGTAATGCTATAGAAGGTGCTGTACTGGCTAGTGATGCTTTCTTTCCTATGAATGATAGTGTGGAATACGCAGCACAACATGGCATCAAGGCAATCATTCAACCAGGTGGAAGCATCAAAGATAAAGAGTCTATTGAAATGGCGAATAGATACGGAATAACCATGCTAAAAACAAATGTGCGTCACTTTAGACATTAA
- the purN gene encoding phosphoribosylglycinamide formyltransferase, protein MRIAVYASGNGSNFQAIAEAIASKQVDATICFLFCDNPKAYVIERAKKLGVPFKVFSPRNYENRAAYERELLNQLELHAVDLIVLAGYMRIIGPTLLRAYANRILNIHPSLLPSFPGKSSIQDAFDANEKETGVTVHVVDAGVDTGPIIAQEKVIILPEDTLDSLEDRIHQVEHRLFPQVIQKVIENKTFKKSE, encoded by the coding sequence ATGAGAATAGCCGTATATGCTTCAGGAAATGGTTCTAATTTCCAAGCGATAGCAGAGGCGATTGCCTCAAAACAAGTCGATGCAACTATTTGCTTCTTGTTTTGCGACAATCCGAAAGCCTATGTTATAGAGCGTGCAAAAAAATTAGGTGTTCCTTTTAAGGTGTTCAGTCCGAGAAACTATGAGAATCGAGCAGCTTATGAGCGTGAACTATTGAATCAGCTTGAACTACATGCGGTGGATTTGATTGTATTGGCAGGATATATGAGAATTATTGGACCGACCTTGCTAAGGGCATATGCAAATCGTATTTTGAATATCCATCCGTCTTTATTGCCATCTTTTCCTGGCAAAAGCAGCATTCAAGACGCATTTGATGCAAATGAGAAGGAAACTGGTGTGACGGTGCACGTTGTTGATGCAGGGGTAGACACTGGACCAATTATCGCACAAGAGAAGGTAATTATTTTACCTGAAGATACACTAGACTCTCTGGAGGACAGAATACATCAAGTAGAGCACCGTCTTTTTCCGCAGGTCATTCAAAAAGTGATTGAAAATAAAACCTTTAAAAAGAGTGAATAA